One genomic window of Solanum dulcamara chromosome 10, daSolDulc1.2, whole genome shotgun sequence includes the following:
- the LOC129870278 gene encoding probable glycosyltransferase STELLO2, translated as MLVQDREDGVPKSPKGPKPTRERSSIPLSRIPNRFNGAKNLDFSTWVSENLYKILTILLLISTIAIFFYLRSAAGDTTTLLCLQSTQTHSIRPEFPRINWNNIPAISDKFTPYANFRSEKWVVVSVSDYPSDSLRKLGRIKGWQVLAIGNSKTPKDWNLKGILYLSLEMQAKLGFRVVDYLPYDSYVRKSVGYLFAIQHGAKKILDVDDRGDVIDDDIGKHFDVELIGEDARQEVILQYSHDNPNRTVVNPYIHFGQRSVWPRGLPLENVGELGHEEFYTEIFGGKQFIQQGISNGLPDVDSVFYFTRKSGLEAFDIRFDEHAPKVALPQGMMVPVNSFNTLFHSSAFWGLMLPVSVSTMASDVLRGYWAQRLLWEIGGYVVVYPPTIHRYDRIEGYPFSEEKDLHVNVGRLTKFLVAWRSGKHRLFEKILELSYAMAEEGFWTVQDVKFTAAWLQDLLAVGYMQPRLMSLELDRPRASIGHGDKKEFVPQKLPSVHLGVEEIGTVNYEIANLIKWRKNFGNVVLIIFCSGPVERTALEWRLLYGRIFKTVIILSDQKNVDLAVEKGNLDYIYRYAPKIFDRYTSAEGFLFLQDDTILNYWNLLQADKSKLWIANKVSKSWHAVPVANKSDWFVKQADVVKKVVATMPVHLQVNYKETLKGDETLTICSSEIFYIPRRFVSDFVDLVNLVGNLDMHHKVAVPMFFTAMDSPQNFDSVLNSMIYTKKPPGNLTTFYSAEVPAIHPWKVSSEQEFIKLIRVMAAGDPLLMELV; from the exons ATGCTAGTCCAAGATCGTGAAGATGGTGTTCCTAAGTCACCAAAAGGACCAAAACCGACTAGAGAAAGATCATCAATTCCTCTATCAAGAATCCCAAATCGTTTCAATGGAGCCAAGAATCTTGATTTTTCCACATGGGTTTCTGAAAATCTTTACAAAATCCTCACCATTTTGCTCTTAATCTCCACCATTGCTATTTTCTTCTACCTTCGTAGTGCTGCTGGTGACACCACTACTCTCCTTTGCTTACAGTCAACTCAAACTCACTCTATCAGACCTGAATTTCCAAGAATCAACTGGAATAACATACCAGCTATCTCAGATAAGTTTACCCCTTATGCAAATTTTCGATCTGAGAAATGGGTTGTGGTTTCTGTTTCAGATTACCCGTCGGATTCGCTTCGAAAGCTTGGGAGGATCAAAGGGTGGCAGGTTCTTGCAATTGGGAACTCGAAAACCCCTAAAGATTGGAACTTGAAAGGTATACTTTACTTGTCTTTGGAAATGCAAGCTAAGTTAGGATTCAGGGTTGTAGATTACTTGCCTTATGATTCTTATGTTAGAAAAAGTGTTGGTTATTTGTTTGCTATACAACATGGTGCTAAAAAGATTTTGGATGTGGATGATCGCGGCGATGTGATTGATGATGATATTGGTAAACATTTTGATGTTGAATTGATTGGTGAGGATGCTAGGCAAGAAGTGATTTTGCAGTATAGTCATGATAATCCTAATAGGACTGTGGTGAACCCGTATATCCATTTCGGGCAACGGTCTGTTTGGCCTAGAGGTTTGCCATTGGAAAATGTAGGTGAGCTTGGACATGAGGAGTTTTATACTGAGATTTTTGGTGGAAAGCAGTTTATCCAGCAAGGGATCTCGAATGGTTTACCAGATGTGGATTCGGTGTTTTATTTTACTAGGAAATCAGGGCTTGAAGCATTTGATATTAGATTTGATGAGCATGCCCCGAAAGTGGCATTGCCCCAGGGTATGATGGTTCCGGTTAATTCATTTAATACGCTTTTTCATTCATCTGCATTTTGGGGTTTGATGCTTCCGGTTTCTGTTAGTACTATGGCTTCTGATGTATTAAGAGGATATTGGGCACAGAGGCTGTTATGGGAGATTGGTGGGTATGTTGTGGTGTATCCTCCCACTATTCATCGGTATGATAGAATCGAGGGATACCCTTTTTCAGAAGAGAAAGATCTACATGTGAATGTTGGCCGTTTAACCAAGTTTTTGGTAGCGTGGAGATCAGGTAAACACAGGTTGTTTGAAAAGATTTTGGAGTTAAGCTATGCAATGGCTGAAGAAGGCTTTTGGACAGTGCAAGATGTCAAGTTCACTGCTGCATGGCTTCAAGATCTGCTTGCTGTTGGGTACATGCAACCTCGGCTAATGTCTTTAGAGTTGGATCGGCCAAGGGCAAGTATAGGCCATGGCGACAAGAAGGAATTCGTACCTCAGAAGTTGCCATCTGTGCATCTTGGGGTAGAAGAGATTGGTACAGTGAATTATGAAATCGCCAATTTGATTAAGTGGAGGAAGAATTTTGGCAATGTTGTGCTCATAATCTTTTGTAGTGGACCTGTTGAACGTACTGCCTTGGAGTGGAGATTGCTTTATGGCAGGATATTTAAGACAGTTATCATATTGTCAGACCAAAAGAATGTAGATCTTGCCGTTGAAAAAGGAAATTTGGATTACATATACAG GTATGCGCCAAAGATATTTGATAGATACACTAGTGCAGAAGGCTTTCTGTTTCTCCAGGACGATACTATCCTTAATTACTGGAACTTACTTCAAGCAGACAAGTCAAAGCTCTGGATAGCAAACAAG GTATCCAAGTCATGGCACGCTGTTCCGGTAGCTAACAAATCGGACTGGTTTGTGAAGCAAGCTGACGTTGTTAAGAAAGTGGTAGCAACTATGCCGGTACATTTGCAAGTCAATTACAAAGAGACATTGAAGGGTGACGAGACCTTAACGATATGCAGTTCAGAGATATTCTACATCCCTCGGCGTTTTGTATCCGACTTTGTCGACCTCGTTAATCTAGTAGGGAATCTAGACATGCATCATAAGGTTGCAGTGCCAATGTTTTTTACGGCTATGGATTCTCCACAGAATTTCGATTCAGTGTTGAATTCAATGATTTACACGAAGAAGCCTCCTGGCAATTTAACGACATTCTATTCAGCTGAGGTGCCTGCAATTCACCCGTGGAAAGTGTCAAGTGAGCAAGAGTTCATAAAGCTGATCAGAGTtatggcagcaggtgacccCCTGTTAATGGAGTTGGTATAG
- the LOC129869973 gene encoding uncharacterized protein LOC129869973: MEEEAAFPTEDELHVASALLLLSTTHSLSPKVKSISEISQIAALSYGTSVSDSKSKSTDFSTVTAEDADIHSASPKMTIISETSQIATLSYTASVSDSKSKSTDSSTVTADDDDDSHSASPKVKSISETSQIAALSYATSLSDSKSKSTDSSTITADDDEDEDDDASFSEAKANARRMKMIRMIRVINKLKAVRRRRSKSLYISDCLKISSGKPKTATSLSTFCTSTSSCVSIDSAAGEISSGGGSYEANRVVLKERECIPRKMKVIFSAHMRRRAEAILKVLSSHGCASEVRIRQLLGDSPDTSKALRILLRLEEVKRTGAGGRTDPYVYVIS; the protein is encoded by the exons ATGGAAGAAGAAGCAGCATTTCCTACTGAAGATGAACTTCATGTTGCTTCTGCTCTTCTCCTTCTATCAACTACGCATTCGTTATCTCCAAA AGTAAAGAGCATATCTGAGATTTCACAGATAGCTGCATTGAGTTATGGGACATCCGTGTCGGATTCGAAGTCGAAATCGACTGATTTTTCAACTGTAACAGCTGAAGATGCTGATATACATTCTGCATCTCCAAA GATGACGATCATATCTGAGACTTCACAGATAGCAACATTGAGTTATACAGCTTCGGTATCGGATTCGAAATCCAAATCTACTGATTCTTCAACTGTAACagctgatgatgatgatgattcaCATTCTGCATCTCCAAA AGTGAAGAGCATATCTGAGACTTCACAAATAGCTGCATTGAGTTATGCGACGTCTTTATCGGATTCGAAGTCCAAATCAACTGATTCTTCAACTATAACAGCTGATGATGACGAAGATGAGGATGATGATGCCTCGTTTTCTGAGGCTAAAGCAAATGCTCGTCGGATGAAGATGATTCGGATGATTCGTGTCATTAATAAGCTCAAG GCGGTGCGGAGGAGACGATCTAAGAGCTTATACATCTCCGATTGCCTGAAAATCAGCTCCGGCAAGCCAAAAACCGCCACTTCTCTGAGTACCTTTTGCACATCAACTTCCTCGTGCGTGTCGATTGACTCTGCCGCCGGTGAAATCTCAAGCGGCGGCGGAAGCTATGAGGCTAATAGAGTAGTACTAAAGGAAAGAGAATGTATTCCGAGGAAGATGAAGGTGATTTTCTCAGCTCATATGCGGCGTCGAGCTGAAGCCATATTGAAGGTGTTGTCATCTCATGGTTGTGCTTCTGAAGTTAGGATTCGTCAGCTGCTTGGTGATAGCCCTGATACCAGCAAAGCCTTGAGAAT ATTATTGAGGCTAGAAGAAGTGAAGAGGACAGGGGCAGGAGGTCGCACAGATCCCTATGTTTATGTG ATAAGTTGA